The following are from one region of the Lacinutrix sp. Bg11-31 genome:
- a CDS encoding glutaminase, whose protein sequence is MIDFQNVIEEIHNDLKLTTQRGVVASYIPELAKQRNTSFGIYLKHVSGDNCHVGDWDKPFSIQSISKVLALSKAIAFEGNNIWKRVDVEPSGNPFNHLSLLELENGIPRNPLINAGAIVVADILVTHLKNPKEDFLHYVRGISGDQTIDYNLDVATSEQRTGFKNYAAANLLKSFNNLNNDVDVVLDFYFHQCALEMNCEQLANAFYLFSNRGKCVNNIQHLTLSQIKRINAIMLTCGFYDEAGEFAFEVGLPGKSGVGGGIVALLPNNFVIVTWAPGLNAKGNSLIGMQALEQFTTKTNRSIF, encoded by the coding sequence ATGATAGATTTCCAAAATGTTATTGAAGAAATCCATAACGATTTAAAACTTACAACACAAAGAGGTGTTGTAGCTTCTTATATACCAGAACTAGCAAAGCAGCGCAATACTAGTTTTGGTATATATTTAAAGCATGTAAGTGGAGATAATTGCCATGTTGGAGATTGGGATAAACCATTCTCGATACAAAGTATCTCTAAGGTTTTAGCACTATCTAAAGCTATTGCTTTTGAAGGTAATAACATTTGGAAACGTGTAGATGTAGAACCTTCTGGTAACCCGTTTAATCACTTATCTTTATTAGAATTAGAAAACGGAATCCCAAGAAATCCATTAATAAATGCAGGAGCTATTGTTGTTGCAGATATTTTAGTAACACACCTTAAAAATCCTAAAGAAGATTTTTTACATTATGTTAGAGGTATTTCTGGAGATCAAACTATAGACTATAATCTAGATGTAGCAACATCAGAGCAGCGAACAGGTTTTAAAAACTATGCAGCAGCAAATCTTTTAAAATCTTTTAATAATCTAAATAACGATGTCGATGTTGTTTTAGATTTTTATTTTCACCAATGTGCTTTAGAGATGAATTGCGAGCAACTTGCAAATGCATTCTATCTCTTTTCTAACAGAGGAAAATGCGTTAATAATATACAACACTTAACATTAAGTCAAATAAAAAGAATTAATGCTATTATGCTTACCTGTGGCTTTTATGATGAGGCTGGAGAGTTTGCATTCGAAGTCGGTTTACCAGGAAAAAGTGGTGTTGGTGGTGGCATTGTAGCTTTACTACCAAACAATTTTGTTATTGTTACTTGGGCTCCAGGTTTAAATGCAAAAGGAAATTCTCTTATAGGAATGCAAGCGTTAGAGCAATTTACCACAAAGACAAACCGTTCTATTTTTTAG
- a CDS encoding RDD family protein, whose product MTENLDKEYLLSSRKRRIAAFLIDHFTITFLIVGIVFLLLGTDFMDENNFSNLITKMLPAMLVGFLLYFAKDSIKGISPGKWVMGIMVRDEKNPTEVPSIGRLFLRNLFLIIWPVEFIVLASSQEKKRLGDKTAKAIVVKNPNKPTKMPRILALVGIGIAFFTFTILFTGSAMKNSDAYKVAIIEIEQNEEILSEIGGIKDYGMMPTGSVNISNGYGEAQLEIKVLGNKKDLNVSVYLTKEPNGEWKLIELNK is encoded by the coding sequence ATGACCGAAAATTTAGATAAAGAATATCTTTTGTCAAGTAGAAAAAGACGAATAGCAGCGTTTTTAATTGACCATTTTACAATAACATTTCTAATAGTAGGAATTGTATTCTTATTATTAGGAACAGATTTTATGGATGAAAATAATTTTAGTAATCTAATTACTAAAATGTTACCAGCAATGCTTGTTGGTTTTCTTTTATACTTTGCAAAAGACTCTATAAAAGGAATTAGTCCTGGAAAATGGGTTATGGGAATTATGGTTAGAGACGAAAAAAATCCAACTGAAGTTCCTTCTATAGGTAGATTATTCCTCCGAAATTTATTTTTAATAATTTGGCCTGTAGAATTTATAGTTCTTGCCTCAAGTCAAGAAAAAAAAAGACTTGGAGATAAAACTGCAAAAGCAATTGTAGTTAAAAACCCAAATAAACCAACAAAGATGCCTAGAATTCTAGCATTAGTTGGAATTGGAATTGCCTTTTTTACGTTTACAATTTTGTTTACTGGTTCGGCTATGAAAAATTCGGATGCCTACAAAGTAGCAATTATCGAAATTGAACAAAACGAAGAAATATTATCGGAAATTGGCGGAATAAAAGATTACGGAATGATGCCAACTGGAAGTGTGAATATTTCAAATGGATATGGAGAAGCTCAACTAGAAATAAAAGTTCTCGGAAATAAAAAGGATTTGAATGTTAGTGTTTATCTAACAAAAGAACCGAACGGAGAATGGAAATTAATAGAACTTAACAAATAA
- a CDS encoding sugar nucleotide-binding protein: protein MKQEIDKKHRILVLGASGFIGEAIYRELCSYFKTYGTYRTGNYSFDKNQHYFQYNVLEDDIFEILEIVKPTVVVSALRGNFSAQVIAHAHICEYVIANNAKLLFLSSANVFDAYSKFPSYELDKTLSHSMYGHFKIKIENMLLRMPKKQVAIIRLPMVFGAQSPRIKEIKAFLKEGLPIEVFPNLVMNVTTDTKLTQQIHYIINRNKSGIFHLGSSDLVHHDDFIKEIIETLGTTKPLLKNVYTTNEERYLAVLSKENKLPKHLQLQSDTVLKELEV, encoded by the coding sequence ATGAAACAGGAAATAGACAAAAAACATAGAATTTTAGTTTTAGGTGCCAGTGGCTTTATTGGCGAAGCTATTTATAGAGAGCTCTGCTCCTATTTTAAAACCTACGGAACTTATAGAACAGGTAATTATAGCTTTGATAAGAATCAGCATTACTTTCAATATAATGTTTTGGAAGATGATATTTTCGAAATTCTAGAGATAGTAAAACCTACAGTTGTTGTATCTGCACTTCGCGGTAATTTTTCGGCTCAAGTAATTGCACATGCGCATATTTGCGAGTATGTAATTGCAAATAATGCTAAACTATTATTCTTATCTTCTGCTAATGTTTTCGATGCTTACAGTAAATTTCCAAGCTACGAGTTAGATAAAACCTTAAGCCATAGCATGTATGGTCATTTTAAAATTAAAATTGAAAACATGCTATTGCGTATGCCCAAAAAGCAAGTCGCAATTATAAGATTACCAATGGTTTTTGGAGCGCAATCACCAAGAATTAAAGAGATTAAAGCCTTTTTAAAAGAAGGGTTGCCAATTGAGGTGTTTCCTAATTTGGTGATGAATGTGACTACAGACACTAAACTAACACAGCAAATTCATTATATAATTAACAGGAATAAGTCTGGAATTTTTCATCTTGGAAGTAGCGATTTAGTGCATCATGATGATTTTATAAAAGAAATTATTGAAACTTTAGGAACTACAAAACCGTTACTAAAAAATGTTTATACTACTAACGAAGAGCGTTATTTAGCCGTATTGTCTAAAGAGAATAAATTACCAAAACATTTACAGTTACAAAGTGATACTGTTTTGAAAGAGTTGGAGGTTTAA
- a CDS encoding YebC/PmpR family DNA-binding transcriptional regulator — MGRAFEFRKARKMKRWSAMSKAFTRIGKDIVMAVKEGGPDPGSNSRLRAVIQNAKSVNMPKDNVERAIKKASEKDQGDFKEVIFEGYAPHGIAVLVETATDNNNRTVANVRSHFSKCDGSLGTSGSVVFMFDHTCNFKIKAEGLDLEELELELIDYGVEEIFEDTDEDENREEQNYILIYAPFESFGNIQSYLEDNSLEIITSGFERIPQINKALTPEQAEDVEKLLEKLEEDDDVQNVYHTMEESAE; from the coding sequence ATGGGAAGAGCTTTTGAGTTCCGTAAAGCAAGAAAAATGAAACGTTGGTCTGCTATGAGTAAAGCATTTACTCGTATTGGAAAAGACATTGTAATGGCTGTAAAAGAAGGTGGTCCAGATCCAGGCAGTAACTCGCGTTTACGTGCAGTGATACAGAATGCAAAGTCGGTAAACATGCCAAAAGACAATGTAGAGCGTGCCATAAAAAAAGCTAGTGAAAAAGATCAAGGCGATTTTAAAGAAGTTATTTTCGAAGGTTATGCACCACATGGTATTGCTGTTTTAGTAGAAACCGCTACAGATAATAACAACAGAACTGTTGCTAATGTAAGGAGCCATTTTAGTAAATGTGATGGTAGTTTAGGAACTTCTGGTTCTGTAGTATTTATGTTCGATCATACATGTAACTTTAAAATAAAGGCTGAAGGATTAGATCTTGAAGAATTAGAGCTTGAACTTATTGATTATGGCGTAGAAGAAATTTTTGAAGATACAGATGAAGATGAAAATAGAGAAGAACAAAACTATATTCTTATTTACGCACCTTTTGAAAGTTTTGGAAATATTCAATCGTATTTAGAAGATAATTCTCTAGAAATTATTACTTCTGGTTTTGAGCGTATACCTCAAATTAATAAAGCGTTAACTCCAGAACAAGCTGAAGATGTAGAAAAACTTCTAGAAAAATTAGAAGAAGATGATGATGTACAAAACGTGTATCATACTATGGAAGAGAGTGCTGAATAG
- a CDS encoding 4a-hydroxytetrahydrobiopterin dehydratase has product MLKLTEKDIEKHLEKLPEWDYKDNAIHTEYEFNNFKDCFSAMSRIAFECEALNHHPDWSNTYNVLNIKLSTHDAGGVTLKDIKLALAIEGIVEEEE; this is encoded by the coding sequence ATGTTAAAACTCACAGAAAAAGATATCGAAAAACACTTAGAAAAATTACCAGAATGGGATTACAAAGACAATGCAATCCATACAGAATACGAATTCAATAATTTTAAAGATTGCTTTAGTGCCATGAGTAGAATCGCTTTTGAGTGCGAAGCTCTAAACCATCATCCAGATTGGTCTAACACTTACAATGTTTTAAATATTAAATTATCGACTCATGATGCTGGAGGCGTTACTTTAAAAGATATTAAACTAGCACTTGCAATAGAAGGTATTGTTGAGGAAGAAGAGTGA
- a CDS encoding alpha/beta fold hydrolase: MKYIIKVLKIILTITILVTIGIVLLFGHRNIPLNELKAKYTNAASSFISVNGMDVHFRDEGNKNDSIPIVLIHGTASSLHTFDTWTNNLKKTNRVIRMDLPAFGLTGPFPDGNYSIHHYTSFLKDFLMGLNIKECILVGNSLGGQIAWNFTLEQPEMVEKLILIDAAGYTKVSKSVPIAFKLGQTPMLNKLLTYITPRFMVRASVENVYFDKSKVTDSLVDRYFELTLRKGNRQAFLDRLNITAAKTYTNIKNIKQPTLILWGAKDFLIPMENAYKFQEDLPNSTLIILENIGHTPMEESPIESLKSLVIFLGSTQVKE; this comes from the coding sequence ATGAAATACATAATTAAAGTTTTAAAAATTATTTTAACTATTACTATACTTGTAACTATAGGTATAGTCCTTTTGTTTGGTCATCGCAATATTCCGTTAAATGAATTAAAAGCGAAGTACACTAATGCAGCTTCTTCATTCATTTCTGTTAATGGCATGGATGTTCATTTTCGTGACGAAGGAAACAAAAACGATTCCATTCCAATTGTACTAATTCACGGAACAGCATCTAGCTTACATACGTTTGATACCTGGACCAATAACTTAAAAAAAACGAATCGAGTAATAAGGATGGATCTTCCAGCGTTTGGTTTAACTGGACCTTTTCCAGATGGCAACTATTCTATACATCATTATACGTCTTTCTTAAAAGATTTTTTAATGGGCTTAAACATTAAAGAATGTATATTAGTTGGAAATTCTTTAGGAGGACAAATAGCATGGAATTTCACCTTAGAGCAGCCAGAGATGGTAGAAAAGCTAATTTTAATAGATGCTGCTGGATATACTAAAGTCTCAAAAAGTGTCCCAATAGCTTTTAAATTAGGCCAGACTCCTATGCTTAATAAACTACTTACCTACATAACACCTCGTTTTATGGTTAGAGCGAGTGTTGAAAATGTATATTTTGATAAATCTAAAGTAACAGACTCTTTAGTTGATAGGTATTTTGAACTTACTCTGAGAAAAGGTAATCGTCAAGCATTTTTAGATAGACTTAATATAACTGCGGCAAAGACTTATACTAATATTAAAAATATTAAACAACCAACGCTTATACTTTGGGGAGCTAAGGATTTCTTAATTCCTATGGAGAATGCTTATAAATTTCAAGAGGATTTACCAAATAGCACATTAATTATATTAGAAAACATTGGCCATACACCTATGGAGGAAAGTCCTATTGAAAGCCTTAAATCTTTGGTTATTTTTTTAGGTAGCACACAGGTAAAAGAATAA
- a CDS encoding GMC oxidoreductase — translation MEYDYIIVGSGFGGSVSALRLSKKGYKVLIIEKGKWFETKDFPKTNWNFRKWLWMPGLRFFGIMKLSIFKHVAILSGTGVGGGSLVYANTLPIPKSTFFETGSWSKLGDWETELEPYYKVALKMLGATKTPKLFDGDIGLKKVAKKLNMEDKFDATNVAIYFGEENVTKDDPYFDGKGPERTGCNFCGACMTGCRNNSKNTLDKNYLYLAQKYGAEILAEHEVYNVSPLDTEDGENGYEIALKTSTKFFTKRKKIKSKAVIFSGGVLGTIKLLLKIKTSSLPNISDRLGQDVRTNNETLVSVSSLEKDKNYSKGVAIGSILDTDENSHLEICRYSEGSNAWKLIHLPYVTGKNIFSRFSKIAIALIKSPVKYFKIYFVNSWSKKTVVLLFMQTLDSTLKFKRNSLGFMSSTVSTGKKPTPFIKESVKLIKEYSKAVNGVSTSFALETIAGIPSTAHVLGGAVMGENPLEGVIDKNNKVFGYKNLYIIDGSMISSNPGVNPSLSITAIAERAMDQIPSKKGAIID, via the coding sequence ATGGAGTACGATTATATTATTGTTGGAAGTGGTTTTGGAGGTTCGGTTAGTGCTTTAAGATTATCAAAAAAAGGATACAAAGTTTTAATTATTGAAAAAGGAAAATGGTTCGAGACTAAAGATTTCCCGAAGACCAATTGGAATTTTAGAAAATGGCTGTGGATGCCAGGATTGCGTTTCTTTGGGATCATGAAACTAAGTATCTTCAAACATGTAGCAATACTATCTGGAACTGGAGTTGGTGGTGGTTCTTTAGTTTATGCTAATACATTGCCTATCCCAAAATCAACATTTTTTGAAACTGGTTCTTGGAGTAAATTAGGTGACTGGGAAACGGAATTAGAACCTTATTATAAGGTTGCCTTAAAAATGCTTGGAGCAACCAAAACACCAAAACTATTTGATGGAGATATTGGGCTAAAAAAAGTAGCAAAAAAGCTTAATATGGAAGATAAGTTTGATGCCACAAATGTTGCTATATATTTTGGTGAAGAAAATGTGACAAAAGACGATCCTTATTTTGATGGCAAGGGACCAGAAAGAACAGGTTGTAATTTTTGTGGTGCTTGCATGACAGGATGTCGAAATAATTCTAAAAACACATTAGACAAAAACTACTTGTATTTAGCTCAAAAATATGGAGCAGAAATTTTAGCAGAACATGAGGTATATAATGTTAGTCCTTTAGATACCGAAGATGGTGAAAACGGCTACGAAATAGCATTAAAAACAAGCACTAAATTCTTTACCAAACGAAAAAAAATTAAAAGTAAAGCTGTTATTTTTTCTGGAGGCGTTTTAGGAACGATTAAACTTTTACTAAAAATAAAAACGAGTTCATTACCTAATATTTCTGATAGATTAGGACAAGATGTAAGAACAAATAATGAAACTTTAGTTAGTGTTTCTAGTCTTGAAAAAGATAAAAATTATTCTAAAGGTGTAGCAATTGGTAGTATTTTAGATACTGATGAAAATAGTCATCTCGAAATTTGTAGATATTCTGAAGGATCAAATGCATGGAAATTAATACACCTACCTTATGTTACAGGTAAAAACATCTTCTCTCGCTTTTCCAAAATTGCTATAGCTTTAATAAAATCGCCTGTCAAATATTTTAAAATTTATTTTGTGAATAGTTGGTCAAAAAAAACTGTTGTTCTTCTTTTTATGCAAACTTTAGATAGTACTCTTAAGTTTAAGAGAAACAGTCTTGGTTTTATGAGTTCTACAGTTAGTACAGGAAAAAAACCGACTCCTTTTATTAAAGAATCTGTTAAATTAATTAAAGAATATAGTAAGGCTGTAAATGGTGTGAGTACTTCATTTGCATTAGAAACTATTGCAGGTATTCCTTCGACTGCACATGTTTTAGGAGGTGCTGTGATGGGAGAAAATCCATTAGAAGGTGTTATTGATAAAAACAATAAAGTCTTTGGGTATAAAAATCTTTATATTATTGATGGTTCTATGATTTCTTCAAATCCTGGAGTAAATCCTTCTTTATCAATAACAGCCATTGCAGAACGAGCTATGGATCAAATACCCAGTAAAAAAGGAGCTATAATTGATTAA